A window of Rattus norvegicus strain BN/NHsdMcwi chromosome 14, GRCr8, whole genome shotgun sequence contains these coding sequences:
- the LOC120096659 gene encoding large ribosomal subunit protein eL36-like: MALHYPMAVGLSKGHNVTKNLSKLRHSRRLGRLTKHTKFLRDMTPEVCGFAPYERRAMELLKVSEGKRGLKFIKNRVGTHIRAKRKREELAAMRKEAAKKD; the protein is encoded by the coding sequence ATGGCCCTGCACTACCCGATGGCCGTGGGTCTCAGCAAAGGCCACAATGTGACGAAGAACCTCAGCAAGCTGAGACACAGCCGGCGCCTCGGGCGCCTCACCAAGCACACCAAGTTCCTGCGGGACATGACCCCGGAGGTATGCGGCTTCGCGCCCTATGAGCGGCGCGcaatggagttgctcaaagtGTCCGAGGGCAAGCGCGGACTCAAGTTCATCAAGAACAGGGTGGGCACGCACATTCGCGCCAAGAGAAAGCGGGAGGAGCTGGCAGCCATGAGGAAGGAGGCGGCCAAGAAGGATTAA